The nucleotide window GACAAGGTCGCCTCGAACCTCAGGGAAGTGAAGGCGCGCGAGGGGAGGCTCATCGCCCTCGTCTCGCCGGGCGACGAGGACGTCTCGACGTTCGCCGACGAGCTGCTCGAGGTGCCGCTCGTCCACCCGGCCCTCCAGCCCATCGTCTCGGTCGTCCCGCTCCAGCTCCTCGCGTACCACGTGGCGCGGCGGCGGGGGTGCGACGTCGACCAGCCGCGGAACCTCGCCAAGTCGGTCACGGTCGAGTAGGGTCCGGCATGTCGCCCCCGGAGCGGGGGCCGGGGGGCGAGGCGCCCCCCGGAGAGCCTCCGCCTCCCTTGTTGAACGCTCGCGATCACGATCTCCTCGAAGGCCTCAACCCGGAGCAGGCCGCTGCCGTCTCGGCCGGACCGGGCCCCCTCCTCGTCCTCGCCGGCGCCGGCTCGGGCAAGACGCGCGTCCTCACCCGCCGGATGGCCTGGCTCGTGGCCCACGGCACCGCCGAGGAGGCGCTCGTCGCGCTGACCTTCACGAACAAGGCCGCGGGGGAGATGAAGGAGCGCGTCGCGCACCTGCTCGGGTCCCGCCGGCCGCGCTCCTTCGTCGGCACGTTCCACTCCTTCGGGGTCCGCCTCCTCCGGCGTTTCGCGCCGGAGGCGGGGCTGACGAGCGGGTTCGTCGTCTTCGACGCCGACGACCAGGTCGCCGTCTTCCGGCAGGCGCTGAAGGCGGCCGGCATCACCGACAAGACGCTGACGCCGAAGGCGGTCGCGTCGAAGATCTCCCGGGCCCGCAACGCGGGCTGGACCAGGGACGAATACCCGAGGCGTTTCGGCGACTTCGTCGGGACGCGCCTCGCCGAGCTCCACACGGCCTACGAGAAGGAGCTGAGGAAGGCGAATGCCGTCGACTTCGACGACCTCCTCGGCAAGTCGGCGAAGCTCCTCTCCGGAAACGCGGAGGTCCTCGGCCTTCTCCGCCGGAGCGTCACGCAGCTCCTCGTGGACGAGTACCAGGACACGAACGGGGCGCAGGCCCAGATCGTGAGTCTCCTGGCGGGAGAGACCCGGAACGTCTTCGCCGTCGGCGACGAGGACCAGTCGATCTACCGCTGGCGCGGGGCCGACGTCTCGAACATCCTCGAGTTCGAGCGCGACTTCCCGGGGGCGAAGACGATCCGCCTCGAGCGGAACTACCGGTCCACCGCGCCGATCCTCGAGGCCGCCGGGGCCGTCGTCGCCGAGAACCGGCGCCGCCTCGGCAAGACGCTGAGAGCGACGAAGCCGGGAGGCGAGCCGGTCACCCTCCTCGTGCTTCCGGAAGAGCGGGACGAGGCGCGCGAGGTCGTGGAGCGGATCTCGCGCCTGAAGTCGAGTAGGCCCGGGGCCGAGGTCGCCGTCCTCTTCCGGACGAACGCGCAGTCGCGCCCCTTCGAGGACGAGCTCGTGAGGGCGCGCCTCCCCTACCTCCTCGTGGGCGGGACCCGTTTCTACGAGCGCGCGGAGGTGAAGGACGCGCTCGCCTACCTGCGGCTCCTGTCGAATCCCGACGACGACGTCTCCTTCCGGCGGGTCGTGAACGTGCCGGCGCGCGGCGTCGGCACGACGACCCTCGAGGGGCTCGCGGCCGCGGCCGCCACGCGGGGGAGCTCCCTCTTCGCCGTCCTCTCCTCGCTCCCCGAAGGCCTGACGGAGCGGGCGAAGAAGGCGCTCGTCGAGTTCCAGGGCCTCGTCGGCTCCCTGCGCGAGACCTTCGCGAAAGAGGAGATCGGCGCCGGCACCGCGGTGGCCGCGGTCCTGACGGGGACGGGCCTCCTGGCGCTCTACGAGGATTCGGACGACCCGCAGGACCAGGCCCGCAGGGAGAACCTCGACCAGCTCCTCGCCGCGGCGCGCGACCACGAGCGCGCCGGCGACGAGGACGAGGGCGACCGCTCGCTCGCCGGTTTCCTGGACGCCGTGACGCTCCGGTCCGACGCGGACGACGTCGACGTGAGGAAGGGGATCGTCCTGATGACCCTCCACGCGGCCAAGGGGCTCGAGTTCGACGAGGTCTTCCTCGCGGGGATGGAGAACGGCTCCCTCCCGCACGCCTCCTCGCGCGACGACGACGACGAGCTGGAGGAGGAACGCCGCCTCGCCTACGTCGGTATGACGCGGGCGCGGGAGAAGCTGACGCTCTCGCGCGTCCTGCGCCGGATGGTCCACGGCGAGTGGATGAGCCGTGAGCCGTCGCCGTTCCTCGACGCGATCCCGGCGCGCGCCCTCGCCGTCGTGGACCGGACCTTCGGGGGGGGCGGCGGAAGAGAGATCCGGTTCGGCGCGCCCGAGCGGGGCGGCGGCCTCTTTCCGGACTACGAAGGGGAGTCGCAGGAAATGGTCGCCCCGTCGCGCCCCGCCGCGCGCCCGGCGGCACGGCCGCAGCGGCCCGCGATCCCGACGATGCGCAGGACCCCGCCGCCGCCGACGGCCTCCGGCTTCCGGCGCGGGGGGCGCGTGCGGCACCCGGAGTACGGCGTCGGCGTCGTCCTCCTCGTGGAAGGGTCTGGCGACCAGGAGAAGCTGACGGTCTACTTCGATCGCGCGGGGCGCAAGAAGTTCGTCGCGCGCTTCTCGCAGCTCACCCAGGCCTGATTCCCCTCAGCGGGGCGCCTGGGGCTCCTCCGGCGACGCTTCGAGCAGCGCCCGCTCGGCGTCGGCCCAGGCCCGCTCGGCTTCGAGGAGCGCGCGCCAACGGCGCCGCGCCGCCGTCGAGCCCGCCGACGCCCTCTTCAACGCCGCGGCGACGAGGACGCGGTACTCGACGAGACGCGCGGTCCGGAGCTCGCGGGGCTGGCGCTCGAGGAACGCGAGGCGCGCGAGCGACGCGTCGCGCGGGCGGGGAAGGACGAGCGGCTCGGCGAGCCACTCGCGAAACTCGCGGCGTCCCGCGGGCGTGACGCGGTACTCGCGGCGCGGCGGCCCCTTCTCCGAACGGCGGCGCTTCATCGTGACGAAGCCGCCGCGCAGGAGACGGCGCAGCGCGGGGTAGATCTGCGTGAGCTCGGCGTCCCATCCGAGCGAGAGGTCTCTCTCCATCCGGTTCTTGAGGTCCCATCCGCTCGCCGGACCGCGCGAGAGGAGCCCCAGGAGGACGTGGGGAAGCGACACGGCGGAAGTATAAAAGTCTTTCTATACCGAGGTGCAAATCCCGGTTGAATGCCTGTGGAAAACGAAAACGGCCGCCGGAGCTCGTCCGGCGGCCGCCTGGAAAAAAGAAAGGGGGCCCGTGTGGCCCCCGTATCCCGGAAATCCTTGAATTAGATGGAGATAGACCGAAAGGCCTACTTCTTGGCCTTCTTGGCGGCCGGCTTCTTGGCGGCCTTCTTCGCGGCCTTCTTCGCAGCCTTCTTCGTTGCCATGGTCTGTCACCTCCTCTTGGCAGATTCGATTGACAGACTCGAAAACCGCGTGCTACGTTGATCTTCCCTCGAAGGACGGGGCCCGCGACCTACGAACCTGCCGACTGCCTGTCAGTCACTCGTTTCCAGGGTCCAGGTTTTCCGTTGGCCGATGAAGTGACTGCCATCGCTTCATCGGTTTTTTTCTTTGCCGAGGGAAATTGTAGAGGAACGCGAAACGGATGCAAGAACTTTTTTCTTGACGCGCGAGATTTTTCTTCGCCGACGGGTGCGCGCGGCGGAAACGTCTCGCGCGGAGCACCGCGGCGGTCTTCCCTCGCGCCGCGTCGCGCCTTGCGGGTAGCATCGCGCGCGATGACGAACGCCTCCGTCTCTCCTCTCGTCCTGGCCCACTCTCCCGACTCCGACGACGCGTTCATGTTCTACGGCCTGCGCGCCGAGGCCGTCGACACGGAAGGCCTCGTCTTCCGTCACGAGCTCGCCGACATCGAAACGCTGAACGCGCGCGCCCTCTCCCGCGAGCTCGCGATCACGGCGATCTCGTTTCACGCGTACGCCTATCTCGCCGACGCGTACGTCCTCCTCCCGCACGGCGCCTCGTTCGGCGACGGCTACGGTCCGTGCGTCGTGGCCCGCGAGGCCGGCGACGCGCCGTCGACGCTCGCCGCGCTCGACGGCCGCCGCGTCGCCATTCCCGGCGCCCTCACGACGGCGGCGCTCGCGCTGCGCATGCGCGTGCCGGGGGCGATACCCGTCGTGGTCCCGTTCGACCGCGTCGGCGAGGCGGTCGTCGCGCGCGAGGTCGACGCGGGTGTCGTCATCCACGAAGGGCAGCTGACGTGGAAGGAGGAGGGCTTCCGCCTGCTCGGAGATCTCGGCGCCCTCTGGAAGGAGGAGACGGGGCTCCCTCTGCCGCTCGGCGGCAACGCGGTGCGCCGCGACCTCGGCACCGTGATGATCGGGAAGGTCTCCCGCGCGCTGGGCCGCTCCATCGAGTACTCCCTCGCGCACCGGGAAGAGGCGCTGACCGACGCGATGCGCTTCGCGCGGGGCCTGCCGCGCGAGAAGGCCGACCGTTTCGTCGGGATGTACGTCAACGAGTGGACGCGCGACTACGGCGAGAAGGGGCGCGAGGCCGTCTGCCTCCTCCTCGACCGCGCGTTCGCGTGCGGGGCCATCCCCGCACGGGTCACACCCGAGTGGGTCGGGACGGAATGAGCCTGGAGAGGGTCACGCGGAGCGCGGCGCTCAGGACCGCGCTGCTGCTCCTCCTCGGGGCGTTCACGGGGGCGCTTCTCTTCTTCGCGGGCACGGCGGGTACCGTCCTAAGGGAATCGCCCTCGCGCCACGCGGGAGGAGCCGTCAACCGCGCCCTCCTCGACGTCCTCGACCTCTCTTCCTACGCGGCGGCGGCTCTCGCCTTCCTCCTCGTCCTCCTCCTCGACCGGGTCGAGCCGCTCCCGAAGGTCCAGAAGGGGCTCGCGCTCCGGCTCCTGGTGGTCGTCGCGGCGGCGGCGTTCGCCTCGCACGAGGTGATCACCCCGCAGATGATGGCCCTGCGCGACCGGCTGCCGACGCTCGTCGAGCTGCTCCCCGGGGCGGACCCGGCGAGGAAGGAGTGGGGACGCCTCCACGCGTTCTCCGCGGCGGTCCTCCTCGTGAGGCTCCTCGCGTCGACGGCGCTCTTCGTCCTTCTCTCGCGAAAGCCGCGGAGGACGATCGCCGTGACGGCGAACGCCGCGGCAGAAGGCCCGACGGCCGCCTGACCGTTCGCGCCGGGGCCGCCCGTCTCAGGCGGCCTTGGCGCCCTTCTTCGGGCGCAGCGCGTCGAGTCGCCGGCGAAACGCGCGGTTCTCGGGCTCGAGCTCGGCGGCCCGCGCGAACGCCGAGGCCGCCCCCGGCCTGTCGCCCGAGGCGGCGAGTGCCTCGCCGAGCGCCGCGTGCGCCTTCGCGTCGCCGCCCTGAGAGACCTCGACGGCGCGGCGGGCGTACGCGAGAGCGCCGGGGACGTCCTTCACGCCGAGGAGCAGGGCGGACGCGCGCGAGAGAAGGCCCGCGTCGCCGGAAGCCGGACCGAGCGCATCGCCGAGCGTCTTCTTCGCCTCGTCGGTCTGGCCGGCGAACGCGAGCGCTTCGGCGAGGGCGACCTGCCGCGAGGCCCGGGCCCAGGAGCCCCCTCCCGACTTCTCTCCGAGGACGACGGACTTTCGTGCCGCCGCGACGGCGGCCTCGGGCTTCTTCGCGGCCTTCTCCGCGGCCGCGAGGGCGTCGTAGAGGTCGGCCGCGAAGGGCGAAGCCTCGGGGAGGCCCTTCAGCCCGGCGAGCGCCCAGGCGCGGGCCGCGGCCGCGTCGCCCCGCCGCGCCTGCTCGCGCGAGGCGGCGAGGCGGAGGATGACGACCCGCGGGTCCGCGGAGAGGCGGGGTGCGACCGATTCGACGAGGTCGAGCGTCTCGGCCGAGAGCTTCCCCGTGCCGTCCTCGAGGCTGACGAGGTAGAGGAACGCCTCTCGGGCCCCGGCCTCGAGGAGGGCGGGGTCTTCCTCCACCGCGCGACGCGCGATCGGCGCGAGCCGCGCGAGATCGTTGCGCTGAGCGAGCTGCGCCGCGACACTGCCGGCCAGTGCGTCGTCCCACGTGGCGCCGAGGCGGGCGATCGCCTGGGCGATCGGAGTCTTCCCGGCGAGGATGGCCTCGCTCGCCTTGAGGAAGTCCTCGGGTGGGAAGACGCCGGAAATCCGGTCCAGCTCGTTCCCCGACGCGTCGAGGAAGAGGATCGTCGGGAACGCGCGGACGGCGTAGCGCTGCGAGAGGATCCGGCCTTCCCCCTTCTCGGCGTCGACCTTCGCGGCGACGACGTTCTTGCGGGCCCACGCGCCGACGGTCGCGTCGGCGAAGGTCGTCCGGTCGAGCTGCTTGCACGGCCCGCACCAGACCGCGTAGGCGTCGAGCATGACGGGCTTCTTCTCGGCGCGCGCGCGGCGCAGCACCTCGGCGAACGGGGTTCCCTCCGAGAAGGAGATGCCCTGCGCACCGGCCCTCCCGGCGAGCGGGGTGGCGGCGGCGAGGGCGAGGGCCCCGAGGAGGGCGTAACGGCGCATGAGGCGGGATGTAAGCACGGTCCGTTCCCGGGGGTCAAACGAGGCGGCCGCGGGCCGCCCCTCCGGCCGCGCAGCTCAGAACGCGGGCCTGAGAGGGTGTGGAGGGACCGGCTCGGGCTCGCCGGGGTAGCGGACCGACTCGAGGAAGAGGCCGGAGGGCGGGACGGTCAGCCGCGCGGGGTCGCCGGTCCGCTCCACGAAGAGCCGGGCGACGTGCGCCTGGGTCATCCGGCCGGCGCCGACCTCGATGAGGATGCCGACGACGCGCCGCACCATCTTCCAGAGGAAATGCGAAGCGGAGATCCGCACGAGGATGAGACCGTCGGCCTCCGCCGGCGCCGTCACCTCCGCGCGCTCGACGACGACGATCGTGGAGTCGTGCCCCTCGGGGTTCTCGCAGAAGCTCTTGAAGTCGTGTCGTCCCGCGAAGAGCCGGGCGGCGCTCTCCATCGCGCCGACGTCGAGTGCATCGCGGACCCAGTAGACGTAGGGCTTCCCGAAGCCGGTGCGCCGGCGGGAGATGCGGTAGCGGTAGACGCGCTTCACGGCGTCGTGCCGGGCGTGGAACGTCGGCGCGGCGACGGCGAGGGCGACGACGTTTACGTCGGGCGGGAGAAGGTCGTTCCAGCGCCTCATGGCGTCCGCGGTGTCGGAAACACGGGCGCGCGGCGGCAGGTGGATGGAGGCGACCTGTCCGAAGGCGTGGACGCCCGCGTCGGTCCGGCCGGCGCCGTGGACCCTCACGCCCGCGCCCCAGAGCTCGTGGGCCGCGGTCAGGAGCGTTCCCTGGACGGTACGGGCGTTGATCTGGGCCTGCCAGCCGCGGTAGCGCCCGCCGTCGTATTCGATCGTGGCACGCAGGACGGCACCGGAGGGGGCGGAGGTGCTCGAGGGGGCGCGATTCGGGATCACGCTTCCATTGTCGCAGGCGGATCGCCCCGGCCCTATCATCGTCGGGAGCCTCATGAACACGAGAGGACGCCGGACGATCCACCTCTCCGTCGAGGCGGACTTCCCTTCGGTCCGCCTCCTCGCGGCCGCGTGCCACGGCGTTCTCGCCGAGTGGGGCCTCGCCCCCGACCGGCGATCCCTCCTCGAGCTCGCCGTCGTGGAGGCGGCGACGAACGTCGTGCGCCACGCCTACCGCGGCCGCGGCGGCCGCGTCGAGGTGGAGCTGGCCCGCGAGGGCAAGACGATCGCCCTCTCCGTCCTCGACTCGGGGGTCGCCTTCGACCCGACGCTCGTCCCGCCGCCCCGCGAGCCCGACCCGAACGACCCGTCGACCTGGCCCGAGGGCGGCATGGGCCTGCCGATCATCCGCGCGGCCTGCGACGAGCTGCGCTACGTCTCCGACGGCGGAAAGAACCGGCTCACGCTGCACGTGAAGGCGGAGGAGCTCGAGGTCCTGTGACCGACGCGGAGCGCTCCTTCACGGCCGCCGCCGTCCCCGCGGTCGAGCGGCGTTGCCGCGAGACGATCGCGGCTCTCCTGTCGCGCCTCGCGGACTCTGCCGGAGACGCGCTCGCCGGCGCGGCCCTGGGCGGAGCGCTCGGTCGCGGCGAGGCGCCGACGACGGTCGACGCCGCGGGCGCATTCGTCACCGGCGCTCCGTTCGAGCTCTTCGTCGTCCTCAGGACGACGCCGGGGCGAGCCTCGGCCCTCGTGCCGCACCTCGCCCGGGACCTCGCCGCCACGGCCCGGCCGCGCCACGCCGGCGTCCGCGTCGCGGCGGCAGCGCTGTCGGCGCTCGCGCACCTGCCGCCGACGCTCGAGTCGATCGAGTGCGCCGCGGCGGGGCGCGTCGTCTCGGGCCCCCCCGACCTCCTCGAGCCCCTCTCCGCGCTGTCCGACGCGCAGCCCGCGCCGGGCGAGGCGCTCCGCCTCGTGGTCCGGCGGGGAGCGGCCCTTCTCTCGGCCGAGCGGTCGCTCTCCCGCCGCGGCGCCGGGCGCGCCGCCGTCCTCGCCGGGCAGGCGGCGATCCGCGACGTCGACCTGGCGCTCGGCACGGCTCTCCTCGTGTCGGCGGGACGTTTCCGTCCCACCGACCGGGCGCGCGCCGCGGAGCTTCGGCTCCTCGCGGCTCCCGCCGACGGAGGGACCCTTCCGGAGGGCATTCACGTCGGGATGACCCGGACCCGGTTTCGCGACGTCGTCGAGAGGCACCGGGCGGCCGTGACCGCCGCGGGCGGCGTCGACCTGCCGGAGACCCTCGCCGAGGTCCGCACGCAGGCGGGCCGGGCGTCGGATCGATTTCTCGAGGTGCTCCGCCTCCTCGAGGAGCAGCGGCTCGCCCGCAGCCTGCCGTCGTGGACCGATTACCTCCGCGCCCTCGCCACCCGCCACGGTGGCGCCTCGGGGCCGGGACTCTTCGGGGCCCGCACCGGCGACGAGCTTCCCGGCCGGCGCGCGGTGCGCGACTGGCCTCTGTCCGAGCGGCTCGCGCCGGCACTGGCGACCCTTCTCGACTGGGACCCGGGAGACATGACGATCGCGCCGGTGCTGCTCGACCTTCCGGACGACGCGCCGCGCGACGCGCTCGTGGCGCGCCTGGCGACGCTGGCCGCCGGAGCCTGAGCGGGCGGAGTGTGGGGAGGCCGGCCATATACTCCCCCGTCGTGACGTCCGTGACCGAGATGGCGGACGACCCGGGGGCGTCCGGGCGCCTCCTGTTCGTCCTGGCCCTCTTCGCGGGCCTCCTGCTCCGGCTCGTACAGCTCGGCTCGCCCGATCTCTTCGGACCCGACGAGGGGGCCTGGGCGGTGGGCGCGCGCAACATCGTGGAGGGGGGGCTCCCCCAGCTCCTCGCGCTCTCCGCGACGCCGCTCGGCGACGCGAGCGGGATGCCGGTGTTTTTCCCGGCGCTCCTCGCGGTGATGGTGAAGACGTTCGGCCCGTACGAGTGGGCGATCCGTCTCCCGTCCGTCTTCGCGGGTCTCGTCGCCGCGTTCGTCCTCGAGCGGATCGTGAGGCGCGGCTACGGCCAGCCGGCGGGACACATCGCGGGCGCATTCGCCGCCCTCGCGCCTCCTCTTGTCCTGGCGAGCCGGGCCGCGACGGTCGAGCCGACGCTGGCGCTCCTGGGCCTCAGCGGGATCATCTTCGGTCTGCGGGCGTTCGAGGAGGACAGTCCCGGCGAGGCGCCCCTGGCGGGCATCCTCTTCGGTCTCGGGTTCCTCACGAAGGGGTACGCCGTCGGCCTCTTCATCCTCCCGCTCCTGGTCGCCCTCCTCTTCCGGCCGCGTCTCTTCGCCCTCGGGCGGACGAAGAGGACGCTCGCCCTGCTCGCGGGGTCATTCGTCCTGACCGCGGGCCTGCAGCTCCTCCTCGTCGCGCTCCTGCGTCCCGAGGCGCTGGCGCCGCACCTGGCGCGCGCGTTCGGCAGCGCGCCGGAAGCGCTGCGCCAGCTGACCGACGTGGCGCTCGTGAGCGCCGACGTGCGGATGATCGTGCGGACACTCTTCGTCCTCCTTCCTCTCGTCGGTGTCGGGATCGCCTACCTGACCCGCCCGCTCGGCGAGGAAGAGATCGTCTCCGGCGCGACCGCCGGGGACCGGCGCCTCTCCCACATGGCGCTCTGGTGCGCTTACGGCGTCGAGCTCGTCGTCCTCGTCGCGGTGGCGGGCTCGCTCGAGCTCTCGTCGACGCCGGTCCTTCCCGCCCTCTCGGCCCTCGCCGGGCTCGGCGGAGCGGCTCTCCTCACGCCCCCGCGCTCCTCGATCCGGGCGCGCTTCGAGGTGGGGGCGACGATCGCATCGGGAACGATCGTCCTCGTCCTGGCGGCCCTCCTCGTCGCCACGTCGCACGAGCCGCTCTTCGACGGCGGGGTGTCGGCCCCCCTCACGGCCGCGGGGGCCCTGGTGGCGATCGTCCTCTGCACTGCCGGGGCCGCGTGGCTCGCGTCGGGGGACGCGGCCCGCCGCTTCGGGCGACGCGTCGGGCTCGTCTTCCTCTCGGTCCTCCTCGTCTCGGAGGGGCTGGAGGCGGCCCGGACGATCCGGCACGACTTCCTCGCCCACAGGACGGGTGCGAGGGCGATGGCCGACCAGGTCGCGCCCTCGCTCCTTCCGCTTCCGCCGCGCGCCGTGACCTTCCGCGCGCCCGAGACCGACGCGCTCGCCTTCCGCCTCTTCCGCACCGGCATCACCTGGGCCGACCGCCCCACCGTCGAACGCATCGCCGAGGAGGCCCGCCTCGGGACGACGGTCGTCTGGGCGTACCGCGAGACGTCGACCGACGTGGCCGCCGCGCCGGCGCCTCTCATCCGCGCCTGGCTCATCGTTCACACGCGCGAGGTGACGTCCGAGGTCGACGCGCGCGCGGGGAGGTCGACGGGCCTCCGCGTGTTCGTCGCGGGCCCTCCCTCATAATCGTCGGCCCATGACGACCGTTCTCCTCGCGGACCGCGACGGGCACGCCCTAGGCCCTCTCGCGGACAAGACCGTTCCCGCCCTCCTGCCGCTCGGCGGCGCCCCGATTCTCGAAAGAGCCCTGGAGTCCCTCGTGGCGGCCGGCGTCCGGTCGGCGCTCGTCGTCGTCGGGCCGCGCGCCGTCGAGGTCGAGAAGCGCTTCGGAAAGGGAATCCGCTGGGGGATCGCCCTCGAATTCGTGCGCCGCGAGGAGGAGGAGACGACGGGGTCCGTCCTCCGCCGCCTCGAGCACAGGCTCGACGGCGACACCTTCGTCCTGCGAGGCGACGCGGGCGTCGAGGCCGCCTTCGGCGAGTTCCTCGGGCGGGCCGGCCGCCGGACCGAGCCGGTCGTCGCCGGGGTCTCGGGGGAGCGGCTCCTCGGGTTGTGGCGGGTTCGACCAGAGGCGCTGAAGAAGGCCGAGCTGCCGCGTGATCCCGCGGATGCCGACTGGTCTCTCGACCGGGGGCACGCCCCTCTCGAGGTCGACCTCGACCTGGCGCCCGTCGAGAGTCTCGCGCGATGGAGCGGGCTCGACCGTGCCGAGGGCAAGCCGATCCTCTCCCCCCGCGCGACCGTCGCGGCCTCCGCGAAGCTCTCGGGGGGGACGACGGTCGCCGAGGAGGCGGTCGTCCTCGGGAAGGCCGTGCTCGACGGCGTGTCGGTCCTGCCGCGAACCGTCATTCCCGAGGGAGTCGCCCTCTCCGGCGTCGCCGTCTCGCAGAACCTCGTCGTCGACCCGGCGACGGGCGCGGCCTCGCTTCTCACCGACCTTCTCCCCGCCCCGAGGGCGCCGCGGGCCGCCGGGCTCGGGAGCCGGCTCGCCGGCCTCGTCCTATTTCTTCTCTCGCTGCCGCTCTGGCCCGTCGCCCTCGTCTGGTCGCTCGTCGCCAACGCGGGGCACGCGAGGCGGCCCTTCGCTTTCGCCGGCAACGGCGCGGCGGCAGGGACCCGCGAAACGGTCCGCACGTTCCGGTTCGAGACGGCGATCCCGGTCTTCCGCGACCTTCCCCTCCTCCTCTCCGTCCTCCGTGGCTCTCTCGCGCTGACGGGCGTCGCGCCGCTGGCTCCCGAGGAGGAGGCGAACACGAGCGCTCCGTGGGCGGCCGCGCGGCGTGAAGCGCCCGTGGGACTTCTCGCCCGGTCCCGGATGGTCGCCCCGGCCTCGGCTCCGCCCGAGGTCGCCCGCGTCATCGATGCGTTCGATTCCCGCACCGGTTGCCGGGGCCTCGTTGCCCTGGGGCTCGCGACCTTCTTCTCTGCACGGGCCTGGACGGCGCCGAAGGGCTGGAATCCTGACGGCCTCCCCGATACGGAAAAGTAGCTGCGGCAAACGGGAGGGACATATGTCCGGTGAGCACCATTTCACGGCATCCGTCACGTGGGACGCGACCGAACGCTCCGGCGTTCTCGCGAGCGGGACGGGCCTCCTCTCCACGAGCTTCGGCGGCGCGCCCTCGCTCGGAGGGCGCGTCGACCGGACGAACCCGGAAGAGCTCCTCCTCGGCGCTCTCCTCGCCTGCTTCGTCCAGACCTGGGCGATCTTCCTGACGAAGCTCCGCCTGCCGGTCGAGAGCCCGCGTGTCGACGGCACCCTCGAGCTCGACGTCGATCCTGCCGGCGGCTACCGCGTCACGCGGGTAGACCTCTCCGCATACGTCCCCGCCGCGCTCCTGGCGGAGCGTGAGGCCGACGTGCTGAAGACGCTGGCGCTCGCCGAGAAGTACTGCATCGTCTCGAAGGCGGTGAAAGGCGACGGGCGCGAGGTGCACGTCACGCCGGTCGGGGTCTGAGAGGCGGGAGCGCGGCGACGTCCTCCTGGCGATTCCTGTCCCGAGTGGCGGGGAAGGACGAAGGCACCGGAGAGACCGGTACCAGTCCGGTTCATCGTGCCGCACGAGTCGCGGGCGAGAGGGGTGTCCCGCGGCGCCTCCTCCGCGCGCGCGACCCGCATCGGCCCCGCTGCGCGGGCCGCCGGGGCGCGCGCGAACTCGCTTCGCTCAAACAGCGCGCGCGCCTGATCCGGCGGCCTGCTCGCGGAGCCGTGCGGGGCCCCGCGCGTGCTCGGACGGCGCTCGCAGGACACCCCTCCCGCCCGCTCACACCCTCGACAGTTCAGCACCTCGAGCGAGTCCGCGCTTGAACCGCAGGCCCCGTAGAGTGTAGAGAGTAGACCAGACCCCAAGCGCACCGGTTTCTTCTATAGGCCCGTAGAGTGTAGAGAGTAGACCAGACCCCAGGACCGGACCCGAGTTCGAATGGACCCCGTTCGAATGCTGAAGCTCGCTGGCCGCGGGTGGGGCGGTGCGTCTCGCGAGCCGCCCCCGAGCACGC belongs to Holophagales bacterium and includes:
- a CDS encoding UvrD-helicase domain-containing protein is translated as MLNARDHDLLEGLNPEQAAAVSAGPGPLLVLAGAGSGKTRVLTRRMAWLVAHGTAEEALVALTFTNKAAGEMKERVAHLLGSRRPRSFVGTFHSFGVRLLRRFAPEAGLTSGFVVFDADDQVAVFRQALKAAGITDKTLTPKAVASKISRARNAGWTRDEYPRRFGDFVGTRLAELHTAYEKELRKANAVDFDDLLGKSAKLLSGNAEVLGLLRRSVTQLLVDEYQDTNGAQAQIVSLLAGETRNVFAVGDEDQSIYRWRGADVSNILEFERDFPGAKTIRLERNYRSTAPILEAAGAVVAENRRRLGKTLRATKPGGEPVTLLVLPEERDEAREVVERISRLKSSRPGAEVAVLFRTNAQSRPFEDELVRARLPYLLVGGTRFYERAEVKDALAYLRLLSNPDDDVSFRRVVNVPARGVGTTTLEGLAAAAATRGSSLFAVLSSLPEGLTERAKKALVEFQGLVGSLRETFAKEEIGAGTAVAAVLTGTGLLALYEDSDDPQDQARRENLDQLLAAARDHERAGDEDEGDRSLAGFLDAVTLRSDADDVDVRKGIVLMTLHAAKGLEFDEVFLAGMENGSLPHASSRDDDDELEEERRLAYVGMTRAREKLTLSRVLRRMVHGEWMSREPSPFLDAIPARALAVVDRTFGGGGGREIRFGAPERGGGLFPDYEGESQEMVAPSRPAARPAARPQRPAIPTMRRTPPPPTASGFRRGGRVRHPEYGVGVVLLVEGSGDQEKLTVYFDRAGRKKFVARFSQLTQA
- a CDS encoding PadR family transcriptional regulator — encoded protein: MSLPHVLLGLLSRGPASGWDLKNRMERDLSLGWDAELTQIYPALRRLLRGGFVTMKRRRSEKGPPRREYRVTPAGRREFREWLAEPLVLPRPRDASLARLAFLERQPRELRTARLVEYRVLVAAALKRASAGSTAARRRWRALLEAERAWADAERALLEASPEEPQAPR
- a CDS encoding ABC transporter substrate-binding protein, giving the protein MTNASVSPLVLAHSPDSDDAFMFYGLRAEAVDTEGLVFRHELADIETLNARALSRELAITAISFHAYAYLADAYVLLPHGASFGDGYGPCVVAREAGDAPSTLAALDGRRVAIPGALTTAALALRMRVPGAIPVVVPFDRVGEAVVAREVDAGVVIHEGQLTWKEEGFRLLGDLGALWKEETGLPLPLGGNAVRRDLGTVMIGKVSRALGRSIEYSLAHREEALTDAMRFARGLPREKADRFVGMYVNEWTRDYGEKGREAVCLLLDRAFACGAIPARVTPEWVGTE
- a CDS encoding DUF4149 domain-containing protein, with protein sequence MSLERVTRSAALRTALLLLLGAFTGALLFFAGTAGTVLRESPSRHAGGAVNRALLDVLDLSSYAAAALAFLLVLLLDRVEPLPKVQKGLALRLLVVVAAAAFASHEVITPQMMALRDRLPTLVELLPGADPARKEWGRLHAFSAAVLLVRLLASTALFVLLSRKPRRTIAVTANAAAEGPTAA
- a CDS encoding thioredoxin family protein encodes the protein MRRYALLGALALAAATPLAGRAGAQGISFSEGTPFAEVLRRARAEKKPVMLDAYAVWCGPCKQLDRTTFADATVGAWARKNVVAAKVDAEKGEGRILSQRYAVRAFPTILFLDASGNELDRISGVFPPEDFLKASEAILAGKTPIAQAIARLGATWDDALAGSVAAQLAQRNDLARLAPIARRAVEEDPALLEAGAREAFLYLVSLEDGTGKLSAETLDLVESVAPRLSADPRVVILRLAASREQARRGDAAAARAWALAGLKGLPEASPFAADLYDALAAAEKAAKKPEAAVAAARKSVVLGEKSGGGSWARASRQVALAEALAFAGQTDEAKKTLGDALGPASGDAGLLSRASALLLGVKDVPGALAYARRAVEVSQGGDAKAHAALGEALAASGDRPGAASAFARAAELEPENRAFRRRLDALRPKKGAKAA
- the truA gene encoding tRNA pseudouridine(38-40) synthase TruA — its product is MIPNRAPSSTSAPSGAVLRATIEYDGGRYRGWQAQINARTVQGTLLTAAHELWGAGVRVHGAGRTDAGVHAFGQVASIHLPPRARVSDTADAMRRWNDLLPPDVNVVALAVAAPTFHARHDAVKRVYRYRISRRRTGFGKPYVYWVRDALDVGAMESAARLFAGRHDFKSFCENPEGHDSTIVVVERAEVTAPAEADGLILVRISASHFLWKMVRRVVGILIEVGAGRMTQAHVARLFVERTGDPARLTVPPSGLFLESVRYPGEPEPVPPHPLRPAF
- a CDS encoding ATP-binding protein encodes the protein MNTRGRRTIHLSVEADFPSVRLLAAACHGVLAEWGLAPDRRSLLELAVVEAATNVVRHAYRGRGGRVEVELAREGKTIALSVLDSGVAFDPTLVPPPREPDPNDPSTWPEGGMGLPIIRAACDELRYVSDGGKNRLTLHVKAEELEVL